Within the Dehalococcoidia bacterium genome, the region GCGACGAGCGGGGCAAGCGGTGGCGGCGCGTTGGCCGCCGCGAGCGGCCGGAGGTGGTGCAGATGCAGACGAACGATTCCGCGCTGAACGGGGAGCGACGCGATCGGGCAGCGGCAGAGCTGCTGCGCCTGCCGCCCGCGGCGGAGGCGGCGTTTCCGCCTCTCTGGACGTTGGTTCTGACCCGGCTGGGCAGCGGCGCGACCCTGCCCGCGAGCGAGATCGAGCCGTGGGCGCGGGCGGTGAGCCTGGCGGTGTCGCTGGTGCGGCAGATCGATGCGGGCCTGTGCCACTGCCGTCGCGTCGACAGCGGCCTGATCGGCGGGCTCGTCGCGGGCGCGATCGCGCCGGCCGTGCTCGCCTGGCTGGATCAGGAGCCCGCAGCCGAGCCGCACACGGAGGCGGCGTCATGAGCGTCTTCGCCGGAAACACAACCGCCCTGCCCGCGTCCAGCAATGGCGCCCCGGAACAGGCCGCCACGCCGCATGCCCGCCCTTTGTGCCCGCTGGTCTTCGTGCCAAGCGACTGCGCCGGCTGGAACGCCGAGTACGTGCCGGCGCTCGATGCGGCGCTGGCCGAGGCGCTGAATTGGTGGCAGACACGGCTCGGCGTGCAGCCCTTCGACCCGGAGCCGGCGCTGGCGATCGGCGGCCGGCAGCCCCGCGCCGCCTACGCCTGCGACACGCAGGAACGCATCCGCGCCGAGCTGGCGCGCTACTTCCCCGACCTTGCCGCCCTGTCCGAGCAGGCCGGCACCTCTGTTCCCTGTCCCTCGCTCTCTGTTCCCTTGTACGTCGTCTACGCGCTGCTTTCGGACCTGCCGTACCGCTGCGCCGGCAACGTGATCGGCACCAGCGCCGCGGCCGCCGGCGGGCCGCCGGTGCTGGTGGTGCAGTCGTCCGGCTCGCTGGACGCCTTCGCACTGGGGCAGAACCCGCTGGACCCGGTTTCGGGCAGCCGCGCGGCGCAGATCGGGGCGCTGGCGCACGAGTTGGGCCACGCGCTCGGCCTGCCGCACCCGGCCGACCCGGCGGTGCAGGCCGTCTCGGTGATGTGGAGCTGGTGGCTCTTTCCCCGCGTCGCCCTCAGCCCGCCGGAAACCGCTCAGGCCCTCGCCTGCCTCTCAGGGTAGTGGGTGGAGGGTTGGTGCTCCTCCCCTCAACCCTTCCCGCTTTACCCTTCACCCGGCGACCGAAGGGAGCCCCTCATGCGCACCCTCACCAGCACGCTCACGGCCGCGCAGCAGGCGAGCGGCGCCGTGCCCGCCGTGCGCCTGACGCGGCGGCGCGCCTCCGCCGGCGAAGATCGCTACACGCTGAGCTTCCTCGCCGGCTCCGGCTCGCTGAGCGACCCGTACGCCGTGACCGCCTCGGGCGGTGTGCTGCGCATGTGGGCGATCCACGCCGGCAGCGTGCGCGTGGACTACTACCAGGGCAGCCCACTCGTCTTTCAAAGCGGCGGCACGCGCTGGTCGACCACCGACACGCTGATCGCCGCGGCGCAGCAGCAGAACACGCCGGCCAACGTCGCCGTGGTCACGGCCGCACCCGGCGCGAGCACGCTCTCGCTGCGCTTCTCCGGCAGCGGCGATGCCGGCTTCGGCGCGGCGGAAACGCTCAACCTGCCCAACGGCGTGGCCTACCAGGCGCAGGCGGTCGCCTGCTGCTTCGCGCCGGACGGCCGTGTCTTCGTGGCCGTGCAGGGCACGCAGTACATCACCGTGTTCGTGCGCGCCACGAATGCGACCTACACCTCGGCCTCCAATCCTGCCGACGGGCATTACTCGGCCATGGGCATCGGCTGCTGCTACACGGTCTCCAGCGGCGCGGGAGACCTCGCGATCTACGCTTCCGCCGGCTACACGGCGGGCACCTGGTCGGAGCTGGTAACGCTGCTGTTCGGCGACGGCGCGTTGCAGGGGGCCGGCAGCTTCTCCGTACATCAGACGGTACTGATCACGAAGCCGTATGTGACGGGGCCGGGCACGGCGCCGGGCACGATCCTGAGCGCCGGCGGCCTCTGCCTGGCCGACACCTTCCGCGCCACGTTCTACGAAGACTTCCAGAACCCGCAGATGAGCCTGGCGACGAAGCGCAACTTCGCCCAGAGCGTGCTGAAGCCGGCGAACGTGAAGGCCGGCTATGCCCGCGACCCGCAGGCGCTGCCGGTGGACGCCGCCGCGGTGTTGAAGCCGGCGTGGGACGCGCAGAACGGCATCCTCTTCTACGCGAACCCGGCCAACATCTATTACGGCATGGCGCCGCTGACGCAGGATCTCTCCGCCCGCGTGCTGCGCTGCACGCGCACGGAGCGCGAGAACGGCGCCGGCATCGACGTGTTGCTGGACAACAGCGACCTCTCGCTTGCGGCGCTGGCGCAGAGCGCGGACAGCATCGGCGACCGCCTGAGCCTGGACTTCGGCTACGTGACGAGCGCCGGCGCCGAGTACAGCGTCTCCATGCCGCTGTGGCTGTCGCGCGTCACCGCCTCGGGCGCGGGCGGCACGCGCTACGCGGAGATCACGGCGCACGACGGCTGGCAGGTGCTGGCGGCGTGGCGGCCGCGGCGGCTCTACTCCTGGCTGCCGGGCGAGAGCACGATCGCACAGATCCTGCAGTGGATCCTGGCGCGGGCCGGACTCGATTTCACGCCGCCCGCCTCGCCCTCGGTGCTCTTGCAGAGCAGTCCCGCCTTCGCCGTTCACCCGGCAAGCAGCGGCGCCCAGGCCGTGCACGAGCTGCTGGACCAAATCCCCGAAGTGCTGCTCTTCACGGCGGCCGGCGCCGTGCTGCGCCTGCCGCAGAGCACCGACCCGCCCGTCTACACGTACGCGCCCGGCGGCCACGCGGTGCTGACGGCGCGCCGCTCCTGCTACGCGCAGGGGCTGAACCACGTCCTGCTCTACGGCAAGAACACGGGCACGGCCACCACGCCCACGTTGATCGGCGAGGCGCTGGACGCGAGCGACGCGCAGCGGATCGCGGACTACCCGTTTGCGCTGCACGATATGCAGGTCTCGACGGCAAACGCGGCGGCGCGGGCGGCCGTGCCGCTGCGCAAGGCGCAGCTGATCACCGACGCGGGAGAGATCGCCGCGGCGCCGAACGTGGGGCTGGAGCCGTGGGACGCGATCGGGATCACGGAGGGCTTCAGCGGTATGAGCGGCGCGACGCTGCGCGTACGCGAGCTGCGCACGCTGTTCGACACGCTGCGCGAGGGCGGCGTCTACACGCAGTCGGTCGGGCTGATGAACCCGTAAGTGACAGGTGACAGGTGACAGTGGGACCGGCCCAGACCATCTGTCACCTCTCGCCCCAGGAGAGCGACGATGAACGACCCCGTACCCCCGTACGACCCGAACGACTATCCGACGAGCGAGGGCGCCTCGGGCGGGCTGCGCCGCCGCCTCAGCGGTCCGCACGGCCCCTACGCGCCGGTGAGCCGCCCACGCCGAACGCGCCGCCCGTCAGAGGCAGCCTCCCTCCCCGAACGCGGCAGCCGGCATAGCAGAGGACCGCGCCGGCCGCGCACCAGCCGCAACGACGGCGGGCACAGCGCTCAGCGCACGCCGGCGCACGGCGGCGGCCACGCGCAGGCGCTCCACCGGCCCCGCGGCGAAGGCGGCCTGCCACCGGAGCTGCAGCAGCTCGCCTGGGAGATGAACGGCGTGCTGACCAGCGCCGTGACCGGGCCGGTGCTCGGCTTCGCCTACGGCAGCAGCTATCCGCTGGGCCACCACCCGCGAGCGGACGGCAAGCAGCACGCGCCCAGCACGCAGCACCAGGGCCTCGCGCGGCGCGGCACGATCGTCTCCTACAACAGCAGCACGAACACCGCCGTGGTGCGCTTCGGCGACACGCCGGACAGCCCGGCGATCGCCATCCCCGTCAGCCCGATGATCAGCAGCGCCGTCGCCGGCGCGGCCACGCTGGCCGGCGTGCAGCTCTGGAACAACGCCGACCCCACCGATGCGCTGATTACCGCGGTGCTGTAGGGGTCAGGGCCCAGGGATTGGATCCCCAACCCCTGAAGCCCAACACCTAACCCCTCCGTCGACCGGGTCAAACCGTAGGAGGCAGGAAACAGGAACGAGGAAATAGAACATAGCGTGGGGCGCTCCCAGCTATTTTCTATTTCGTGCATTCCATTTCCTTCCTCCACACAGGGAGGGCAGCGCCATGCCCACGATCTTCGACAACCGCAGGGCCATCTTTTTGTGGATGTTCTCGGCGCAGGCCAAGCGCACCTGGGCCGATGCGCTGCGCACCGCGCAGTCGCTGGCTGGGGCGGGCGTGCTGCTGGTGAAGGCGATGGACGGCCAGCAGTGGATGAGCGACTTCGACAACGCGCCCGCCGCGATCTACGGTCCGAAGGCGCTGCGCGGCCTGCAACAGATGGGTGCGGCGCAGGGCTGCACGGTCGTGCCCTGGGTGGTGCCGCATAGCCGGGCCGACGCGGCGGCGCAAGCGGCGCTGGGCGAGGTGCTGGTCGTGGATCTCGAACCGTACGCCGGCTTCTGGACCGACGCGGCCGACGGCGTGCCGGTCTACCTTGCCGGCCTGCGCGCCGGCGGCGTGCGCGACCTGTATGTGAGCCTCGATCCGCGCCCGCGGGCGCTGGCGGCATTGGACGCGGCGAGCTGGGCGGGGCAGACGGCGGGCATCCTGCCGCAGACCTACTGGACCGACTTCGGCACGGCGCCGGAGGCTTGCCTGGCGCAGATCGCCGCCTGCGCGCGGCTCGGTGCGCCGGTCGTGCCGGTGCTGCCCGGCGACGGCGCGGCGGGCTTCGCGGACCTCTGGCCGGCGGCGCGGGCGCTGGGCTGCGGCGGCGTCTGCGGCTGGCGGCTGGGCAGCATGGATGCCGCCGCGCTCGCCGCCTTCGCCGCGCTGGACGTGGCGCCGCCGCCCGACCCCTGCGCCGCGCTCCAGATCCAGCTCACCGCGCTCAGCAGCGAGCGCGATCAGCTCGCGGCGACGCTCGACCGCGTGCGCGCGGCGCTGGCGTAGCCCTGTCCCCTGCCCCACTCCCCTCTCTATTCCACCGTGTCCACCGTGTCCACCGTGTCCACCGAGAGGGGAGCGAGGTGCAGCGCACAGGCACAGCGCCCCGCCTTCGGCCTCGATACTCCGTCCCCAGATCTCCCCTTCCCCTAGTATTGGGGGAAGGGGTCGGGGGATGGGGGCCAGCCGCTCACGTGCCCTCGGCGTGGCGCAGCTCGGGGGGCAGGTGCGAGAGGTCGTTCAGCGTCTTCAGCAGCGGGCCGCTGCTCTTAAACTCGAAGACCGTGGCCGCGCCGACCTCCTGCGCGATGCGCTTGCGGAACAGGCCCACGTCGATGCCCAGCAGGGCGCAGACGAGAATGCGGATCGTCGCCTTGTGCGCCACGGCCAGCACCTGCCCGTCCGCGTGGCGGGCGCGGATGTCGTCCAGCGCGGCCAACGCCCGCTCCGCGATCTGCGGCGCCGTCTCGCCGCCCGGCGGGGCGACGCGGCCGGGATCCTCGGACCAGGCGGCGAACTCCCGCGGGTGCAACTGCTCGATCTCCGCTTCGAGATGCCCGTCCCAGGCGCCGTAGGCGATCTCGCGCAGACCCGGCTCGATCTGCACGGTCATGCCCAGGCGCTTGGCCAGCGGCTCCGCGGTTTGGCGGGCGCGCTGCAGCGGGCTGGCGTAGATCGCCTGCCAGTGCTCGCCGGCGAAGGCGTCGGCCAGCGCCTGGGCCATCGCCAGGCCGTGCTCGTTCAGCGGCACATCCACGCTGCCGCAGAAGCGGTTCTCGCGGCTGCAATAGGTCTGGCCGTGGCGGATCAGGTACAGGGTGAGCATGGGGTGAGGGTACTGGAGGAACGAGAAAATAGGAACAAGGAAATAGGAAATAGGGATGCCGACTCGCTCCTCGCTCCTATTATCTATTTCCTGATTGCTATTGCCTGTCTCCTCGCTCCTCGGTCGTACGCCCGGCGCAGCGCGGTATCCTGTGGAAAGGACCCGCACGAAGCGCAGGAGGGCCGGCACGATGGCGGAGTGGGAGAAGCAGGAGCTCCGGCTGCGCAAGGGGCACGGCTGGAAGGCGAAGCCGGGCTGGAAGATCGTCGTGGTCGGCCGCGGGGCGCTGCGGCTGGACTTCCCCCAGGACTGGCAGATGGCGATGGAGACCGACGAGCATACCGGCTGGCCCACGATCACGCTCACCGACCGGCCGGAGCCGAAGGACAGGTGCAAGCTCCAGGTCACGACGATGCAACTGCCGCCGGAGATCCCCTGGCCGCCGGGCGCGTTGCCGGAGGTGCTGGACCACGCGATGAGCGGGCCGGACGAGTACGAGATCATCAGCCGCGGCCAGACCATGTACGAGGTGCGTCACAACCTGCAGCTGGCCTGGCGAGAGATGCGCTGGGTCGAGCCGGTGGAGCACCGCGAGGCGCGCTCCCACACCTGCCTGGTGCGCCGGCGCAACGTACAGGCGCTGATGACCTTCGTCTACTGGCCGGAGGACACCGGCCGCTTCCTGCCCATCTGGCGCGAGATGCTGCGCTCGCTGCGCCTGGCCGAGTATGTCAACGACCCCACCCAGGGCCCCGAGCAATAAGCTGCGCCGCCCCGCCTGGCGTGCTGCGAGTCGCACCCGGCGGCGCGCAGGGCGCACGCAGCGCGCCCCTGCGCCCTCTGGTCCCTGTTCCTATCCCTAAGCCCTAAACCCCAGACCCTAAACCCTCGCCTCCCGCCACATCAGCCAGTTGAGCGGGCCGCCGCGCGGCACCGTGAACTCGCGCTGCACGCGGAAGCCGTGGCGCTCGTAGAGCGGCAGGTTGCGCGGGTTCGCCGTCTCCAAATAGGCGGGCATCCCCTCCGCGTCGCAGCGCGCCAGCACCGGCCCCAGCAGGGCGCTGCCCACGCCCTTTCCCTGGCAGGCCGGCTCGACGCCCAGCAGGAAGAGATAGTAGTGCGCCTCGCGCGGGTGCTGCTGGTCGAAGGCGCTGATGCCGGCCATTACGCCGGGCACGCGCCGGTAGCCGACGCTGCTCGCCATTGCCGGCAGCAGTTGCAGTTGCCGCCAGAGCCCCATCCGCCACTTGCCCGGCGGCAGCCAGAGCGCAGCGCCGTCCAGGCTGGCGGTAGTGAACACGAGGTTGTGCGGCTGCGCCATGCGCCCGATGGCGATGTTGAAGAAGCGGCGGAAGGCGCGGGCGCGGCCGGCGTCCTGCCGCAGCAGCCAGTTGATCATCGGGTCCTGGTCGAAGGCGCGGGCGAGCGTGCGCGCCAGTGGCGCCTGCTCGGCCAGCGCCGCGAGGCGCACGGCCAGCGAGGGCGCACGAACCGGGGGCGATGCCTGGGCGAGCGTCATGCGTTGCTCCTCTGGCCGCTCTGCCGGCGGGACGAGCGAGCCTGCCGCCCAGTATATCGTCCCGGCCGCTCCTTCCCGCCGTGCCGCGTGGTAGCCTGACCACGCGGACGCCGCGTCCGGATACATGGTTTCGAAACCGGCCGAGCCCTCCATCTCGCGTGAGCTGCAGCCGAAGCGCCGGTTTGAAACCATCGGCAAGGCGGCGCGCGGAGGGTAGGAAGATGGCGATCGAGCGCATCGATCCGGCGGAGCTTTCGGCGCCGGGCGGGCCGTACGTGCACCTGACGAAGGCGGGCAACCTCGTCTTTGTCGCCGGCACGGTGGCCTTCGGCAAGGACGACCGCGTCGTCGGCGTGGGCGATGTGACGGCGCAGGCGCGGCAGACGCTGGAAAACCTCGGCGCCTGCCTGCGCGCCGCCGGCGCGGACTTCAGCGACGTGGCGAAGGTAACGGTCTTCGTGCGCAACATGGCCGACCGCGCCAGGATCGCCGCCGTGCGCCGCGAGTACTTCAAGGACGCCAATCCGGCCAGCACGCTGGTCGAGGTCTCCGCGCTCGCCCACCCCGACCTGCTGCTGGAGATCGAGGCGATCGCCGTGCTGCCGGGCTAGCGGCAAAATTCGTTTGCTCGTTCTGTCACAAAACGCGGGGGCTATCTCGTCTCGCCTCTGAGCACGCCGCCGGCAAGGGCGGCGGGAAGTCGAGGTGAACGACGATGCCTTTGCAGACAAGCACACAGCGCGTGGTGATCATCGGCGCGGGCTACGCGGGCATCACGGCGGCGCTGCGGCTGGGCAAGCGGACGCGCAGGCTCGGCGCGAGCGTCACGCTGGTGAACGGCGCCGAGACCTTCGTCGAGCGCATCCGCCTGCATCAGGCCGGCAGCGGCCAGACGGTGAAGCCGCGCCGCATCGAGCGGATGCTGCGCGGCACGGGGGTCGAGTTTGTGCAGGGCTATGTGCACGACCTGCAGCCAGACGAGCGCCGGCTGACCGTGTCGTGCCCGGACGGCAGCACGCTCGCGCTGGGCTACGACACGTTGCTCTACACGCTCGGCAGCACGATCGACACGGAGGGCGTGCCCGGCGTGCGCGAGCAGGCGCTGGCGCTGGGCAGCCCGGAGCTGGCCGCGCAACTGGCGGGCGAACTGCCCTCCCTGGCGGAACGCGGCGGCAGGCTGCTGGTCTGCGGCGGCGGGCTGACCGGCATCGAGGCCGCGACGGAGATCGCCGAATCCTTCCCCGGCCTGAACGTCGCGCTGGCGACGCGCGAACGGCTGGGCGAACGGCTCTCCGAGAAGGGCCGCGCCCACCTGCGCCGCGTCTTCGCAACGCTGGGCATCGCGCTGTTCGAGGACGCAGCCGTGGCGCGGCTGAGCGCCGGCGAGGCGGAGCTTGCCGATGGCGAGACGCTGCCCTTCGACCTCTGCCTCTGGGCCGGTTCCTTCCGCGTGCCGGCGCTGGCGCGCCAGGCCGGCCTGCGCGTCAACGAGCACGGGCAGATCCTCGTCGGCGCGGACCTGCGCTCGCTCT harbors:
- a CDS encoding histidine phosphatase family protein, yielding MLTLYLIRHGQTYCSRENRFCGSVDVPLNEHGLAMAQALADAFAGEHWQAIYASPLQRARQTAEPLAKRLGMTVQIEPGLREIAYGAWDGHLEAEIEQLHPREFAAWSEDPGRVAPPGGETAPQIAERALAALDDIRARHADGQVLAVAHKATIRILVCALLGIDVGLFRKRIAQEVGAATVFEFKSSGPLLKTLNDLSHLPPELRHAEGT
- a CDS encoding GNAT family N-acetyltransferase — its product is MTLAQASPPVRAPSLAVRLAALAEQAPLARTLARAFDQDPMINWLLRQDAGRARAFRRFFNIAIGRMAQPHNLVFTTASLDGAALWLPPGKWRMGLWRQLQLLPAMASSVGYRRVPGVMAGISAFDQQHPREAHYYLFLLGVEPACQGKGVGSALLGPVLARCDAEGMPAYLETANPRNLPLYERHGFRVQREFTVPRGGPLNWLMWREARV
- a CDS encoding RidA family protein; this encodes MAIERIDPAELSAPGGPYVHLTKAGNLVFVAGTVAFGKDDRVVGVGDVTAQARQTLENLGACLRAAGADFSDVAKVTVFVRNMADRARIAAVRREYFKDANPASTLVEVSALAHPDLLLEIEAIAVLPG
- a CDS encoding FAD-dependent oxidoreductase, coding for MPLQTSTQRVVIIGAGYAGITAALRLGKRTRRLGASVTLVNGAETFVERIRLHQAGSGQTVKPRRIERMLRGTGVEFVQGYVHDLQPDERRLTVSCPDGSTLALGYDTLLYTLGSTIDTEGVPGVREQALALGSPELAAQLAGELPSLAERGGRLLVCGGGLTGIEAATEIAESFPGLNVALATRERLGERLSEKGRAHLRRVFATLGIALFEDAAVARLSAGEAELADGETLPFDLCLWAGSFRVPALARQAGLRVNEHGQILVGADLRSLSHPRIVAAGDAAAFAEDPGAPIRMACATAMPMGACAGDSILASLAGKPAPAFRYRYLFQCISLGRKNGLIQMVNDDDSPRERIITGRAAAMFKEFICRYTTVALGMERRRPGSYSWPQGKRPRTSEHEASGRAQPQAGAGD